The following coding sequences are from one Bufo bufo chromosome 2, aBufBuf1.1, whole genome shotgun sequence window:
- the SLC25A4 gene encoding ADP/ATP translocase 1: MSDQAISFLKDFLAGGIAAAISKTAVAPIERVKLLLQVQHASKQITAEMQYKGIMDCVVRIPKEQGLISFWRGNLANVIRYFPTQALNFAFKDKYKQIFLGGVDRHTQFWRFFLGNLASGGAAGATSLCFVYPLDFARTRLAADVGKGPAQREFKGLADCLTRIWKSDGAKGLYQGFNVSVQGIIIYRAAYFGVYDTAKGMLPDPKNVHIVVSWMIAQSVTAVAGIMSYPFDTVRRRMMMQSGRKGADIMYRGTIDCWKKIAKDEGPKAFFKGAWSNVLRGMGGAFVLVLYDEIKKYA; the protein is encoded by the exons ATGAGTGACCAAGCGATCAGCTTTCTCAAGGACTTTTTAGCTGGTGGTATTGCTGCAGCTATTTCTAAGACTGCTGTGGCCCCAATTGAAAGAGTTAAACTGTTGCTACAG GTCCAGCATGCCAGCAAGCAGATTACAGCAGAAATGCAATACAAGGGGATCATGGACTGCGTGGTCCGAATTCCCAAAGAACAAGGCCTCATTTCCTTCTGGAGAGGCAACCTTGCCAATGTCATCCGTTATTTCCCAACCCAAGCTCTCAACTTTGCCTTTAAGGACAAGTACAAGCAGATCTTTCTGGGGGGTGTAGACAGGCACACTCAGTTCTGGAGGTTTTTCCTTGGTAACCTGGCATCCGGAGGAGCAGCTGGTGCCACTTCCCTGTGCTTTGTATACCCTCTGGATTTCGCTAGAACCCGTCTAGCTGCTGATGTGGGTAAAGGTCCAGCCCAAAGAGAGTTTAAAGGTCTCGCAGATTGCTTAACCAGAATCTGGAAGTCAGATGGTGCTAAAGGTCTCTACCAGGGATTCAATGTGTCTGTCCAGGGCATCATCATTTACAGAGCAGCCTATTTTGGTGTCTATGATACTGCTAAGG GCATGCTGCCAGATCCTAAGAATGTGCACATTGTAGTAAGCTGGATGATTGCTCAGAGTGTCACTGCCGTGGCCGGTATTATGTCCTATCCTTTTGACACAGTCCGACGTCGTATGATGATGCAGTCTGGCAGGAAAGGAG ctgatatCATGTACAGGGGAACAATTGACTGCTGGAAGAAGATTGCCAAAGATGAAGGACCTAAAGCCTTCTTCAAGGGTGCTTGGTCCAACGTTCTGAGAGGCATGGGTGGTGCATTTGTACTCGTATTGTATGATGAAATCAAGAAATATGCATAA